One Rhipicephalus microplus isolate Deutch F79 chromosome 4, USDA_Rmic, whole genome shotgun sequence genomic window carries:
- the Alg13 gene encoding alg13 UDP-N-acetylglucosaminyltransferase subunit isoform X1 yields the protein MKTVFVTVGTTSFDELIETVVSPEVLAVLKNQGYTKVLLQVGKGNTPKVDGNVEPSVESYNFKDSLTRDINEASLVISHGGAGSILQALRAGKKLVAVVNDKLLHNHQSELAGQLHKEGYLLYCTCKDLQVTLEEMEPSRLRTFPEPNLNRFPQLLDGIMGWS from the exons ATGAAGACCGTGTTTGTTACTGTGGGAACAACATCATTCGACGAGCTCATCGAGACCGTTGTATCGCCGGAGGTGCTAGCT GTATTAAAGAACCAAGGTTACACGAAAGTTCTTCTTCAAGTTGGCAAAGGGAACACACCGAAAGTTGATGGCAACGTTGAACCATCTGTGGAAAGCTATAACTTCAAGGATTCGTTGACAAGAGACATCAACGAAGCATCCCTGGTTATAAGTCATGGGG GTGCAGGCAGTATACTCCAAGCTCTGAGAGCCGGGAAGAAGCTCGTTGCAGTAGTGAATGACAAGCTGCTTCACAACCACCAGAGCGAACTGGCAGGCCAGTTGCACAAGGAGGGTTACCTTCTCTACTGCACTTGCAA AGACCTTCAGGTGACATTGGAGGAAATGGAACCGAGCCGCCTAAGGACCTTTCCAGAACCGAACCTGAACCGCTTTCCTCAGCTGCTGGATGGCATCATGGGATGGTCATAG
- the Alg13 gene encoding alg13 UDP-N-acetylglucosaminyltransferase subunit isoform X2, producing MQRQLDPTRAYVHERKKKCTSEAHGTAPSLALKMKTVFVTVGTTSFDELIETVVSPEVLAVLKNQGYTKVLLQVGKGNTPKVDGNVEPSVESYNFKDSLTRDINEASLVISHGGAGSILQALRAGKKLVAVVNDKLLHNHQSELAGQLHKEGYLLYCTCKDLQVTLEEMEPSRLRTFPEPNLNRFPQLLDGIMGWS from the exons ATGCAAAGGCAACTTGATCCTACGCGGGCGTACgtgcacgaaagaaaaaaaaaat GCACGTCGGAAGCCCATGGAACGGCTCCGTCACTAGCCCTGAAAATGAAGACCGTGTTTGTTACTGTGGGAACAACATCATTCGACGAGCTCATCGAGACCGTTGTATCGCCGGAGGTGCTAGCT GTATTAAAGAACCAAGGTTACACGAAAGTTCTTCTTCAAGTTGGCAAAGGGAACACACCGAAAGTTGATGGCAACGTTGAACCATCTGTGGAAAGCTATAACTTCAAGGATTCGTTGACAAGAGACATCAACGAAGCATCCCTGGTTATAAGTCATGGGG GTGCAGGCAGTATACTCCAAGCTCTGAGAGCCGGGAAGAAGCTCGTTGCAGTAGTGAATGACAAGCTGCTTCACAACCACCAGAGCGAACTGGCAGGCCAGTTGCACAAGGAGGGTTACCTTCTCTACTGCACTTGCAA AGACCTTCAGGTGACATTGGAGGAAATGGAACCGAGCCGCCTAAGGACCTTTCCAGAACCGAACCTGAACCGCTTTCCTCAGCTGCTGGATGGCATCATGGGATGGTCATAG